In the genome of Pseudomonas sp. P5_109, one region contains:
- a CDS encoding NAD(P)/FAD-dependent oxidoreductase: MTVPIAIIGTGIAGLSAAQALTDLGHVVQLFDKSRGSGGRMSSKRSDAGALDMGAQYFTARDRRFVTEVQRWQAKGWVAEWTPQLYTYHGGQLNLSPDEQTRWVGTPRMSAITRALLGDLEVHFACRITEVYRGEEHWHLQDAEGFTHGPFSHVVIATPAPQATALLAAAPKLAGAAAGVKMDPTWAIALAFETPLETPMEGCFVQDSPLDWLARNRSKPGRDNTLDTWVLHATSAWSRQHIDLSKEAVIEQLHGAFAELLHDSMPAPTFSLAHRWLYARPASSHEWGTLADADLGLYACGDWCLSGRVEGAWLSGQEAARRLHEHLQ; the protein is encoded by the coding sequence ATGACTGTACCTATCGCAATCATTGGCACCGGCATTGCCGGACTCTCCGCCGCCCAGGCCCTGACCGACCTCGGGCACGTGGTTCAACTTTTCGATAAAAGCCGCGGTAGCGGCGGGCGCATGTCGAGCAAGCGCAGCGATGCGGGGGCTCTGGACATGGGCGCGCAGTATTTCACCGCACGTGACCGGCGCTTTGTCACTGAAGTCCAGCGCTGGCAGGCCAAGGGCTGGGTCGCTGAATGGACGCCACAGCTGTACACCTACCATGGCGGCCAACTCAACCTGTCGCCGGACGAGCAGACCCGTTGGGTCGGCACGCCCCGCATGAGCGCCATTACCCGCGCCTTGCTCGGTGACCTTGAAGTGCATTTCGCCTGCCGGATCACCGAGGTCTATCGCGGTGAGGAACACTGGCATCTGCAGGACGCCGAGGGTTTCACCCACGGGCCGTTCAGCCACGTGGTCATCGCCACGCCGGCCCCACAGGCCACGGCTTTGCTGGCAGCGGCACCGAAACTCGCCGGGGCCGCCGCGGGGGTGAAAATGGACCCGACCTGGGCCATCGCCCTGGCCTTCGAAACGCCTCTGGAAACGCCTATGGAAGGCTGCTTCGTCCAGGACAGCCCCCTTGACTGGCTAGCCCGCAACCGCAGCAAACCAGGGCGCGACAACACCCTCGATACCTGGGTCCTGCACGCCACCAGCGCCTGGAGTCGCCAGCACATTGACCTGTCCAAGGAAGCCGTGATCGAACAGCTGCACGGTGCCTTCGCCGAACTGCTACACGACTCCATGCCCGCACCGACCTTCAGCCTCGCCCACCGCTGGCTCTACGCCCGCCCCGCCAGCAGTCACGAATGGGGCACCCTGGCCGATGCCGACCTGGGGCTGTACGCCTGTGGCGACTGGTGCCTGTCCGGGCGCGTCGAAGGGGCCTGGCTCAGCGGACAGGAAGCCGCCCGACGCTTGCATGAGCACCTGCAGTAA
- the phrB gene encoding deoxyribodipyrimidine photo-lyase, producing the protein MQLIWLRSDLRLHDNTALSAAAARGPCAAVYLLSPEQWLEHDDAPCKVDFWLRNLRALSRELGQLNIPLLIRRAPRWEDAPGVLLDLCRQWQVDALYLNEEYGIHESRRDAAVTRTLGAEGIEVHRYLDQLLFKPGSVLTRTGTYFQVFSQFRKVCYERLHHSLPSLVRAPQKQAPLNIASDAIPASIEGFATPDDNLRKLWPAGEAEARHRLDRFADAQIDHYQGERDFPAKPGTSQLSAYLAAGVISPRQCLHAALNSNQGEFESGNTGAVTWINELLWREFYKHILVGYPRVSRHRAFRPETEALAWRDAPEELAAWQQARTGLPIIDAAMRQLLATGWMHNRLRMVVAMFLTKNLLIDWREGERFFMRHLIDGDLAANNGGWQWSSSTGTDSAPYFRIFNPLSQSEKFDPDGIFIKHWLPELAGLNKKDLHNPANLGGLFGVVDYPSPIVDLSSSRARALTAFKNLPSRQYAAVGS; encoded by the coding sequence ATGCAATTGATCTGGCTGCGCAGCGACTTGCGTCTACATGACAACACCGCCCTCTCGGCCGCCGCGGCTCGCGGCCCCTGCGCGGCGGTGTATCTGCTCAGCCCGGAACAATGGCTGGAACACGACGACGCGCCCTGCAAAGTGGACTTCTGGCTGCGTAACCTGCGCGCGTTGAGCCGCGAACTGGGTCAATTGAACATTCCGCTTCTGATCCGCCGGGCACCGCGCTGGGAGGACGCGCCAGGCGTACTGCTGGACCTGTGCCGGCAGTGGCAGGTCGACGCGCTGTACCTCAACGAGGAATACGGCATTCATGAATCCCGTCGCGATGCAGCGGTCACCCGGACGCTCGGGGCCGAAGGCATCGAGGTTCACCGCTACCTCGATCAATTGCTGTTCAAGCCCGGTAGTGTGCTGACCCGGACCGGCACTTACTTTCAGGTCTTCAGCCAGTTCCGCAAGGTCTGCTACGAACGACTGCACCACTCGCTGCCCAGCCTGGTCCGCGCACCGCAAAAACAAGCGCCGCTGAACATTGCCAGCGATGCGATCCCCGCAAGTATCGAGGGTTTCGCAACACCCGATGACAACCTGCGCAAGCTGTGGCCGGCGGGCGAAGCCGAAGCCCGGCATCGCCTCGACCGTTTTGCCGATGCGCAGATCGATCACTATCAAGGCGAACGCGACTTCCCGGCAAAACCCGGCACCAGTCAGCTCTCGGCCTATCTGGCCGCCGGGGTGATCTCTCCCCGTCAATGCCTGCACGCCGCGTTGAACAGCAATCAGGGCGAATTCGAAAGCGGCAACACCGGTGCCGTCACCTGGATCAACGAGCTGTTGTGGCGCGAGTTCTACAAACACATCCTGGTGGGCTACCCACGGGTGTCCCGGCACCGCGCGTTTCGCCCGGAAACCGAAGCACTGGCCTGGCGCGATGCCCCCGAAGAACTGGCCGCCTGGCAACAGGCGCGCACCGGCTTGCCGATCATCGACGCCGCCATGCGCCAACTGCTGGCAACCGGCTGGATGCACAACCGCCTGCGCATGGTGGTGGCGATGTTCCTGACTAAAAACCTGCTGATCGACTGGCGCGAAGGCGAACGCTTTTTCATGCGCCACCTGATCGATGGCGACCTGGCGGCCAACAACGGTGGCTGGCAGTGGAGTTCCTCCACCGGCACCGACTCGGCGCCTTACTTCCGGATTTTCAACCCGTTGAGCCAGTCGGAAAAATTCGATCCCGACGGCATATTCATCAAACACTGGCTGCCGGAGCTGGCAGGGCTGAACAAAAAAGACCTGCACAACCCGGCCAATCTCGGCGGCCTGTTCGGTGTGGTGGATTACCCCTCACCGATCGTCGATTTGAGTAGCTCGCGTGCGCGCGCGTTGACGGCATTCAAAAACCTGCCCTCGCGGCAATACGCCGCCGTCGGGTCATGA
- a CDS encoding MerR family transcriptional regulator, whose amino-acid sequence MKNTLDTSAREDLGDDFKKALDEGWLPIREVARQTGVNAVTLRAWERRYGLIVPHRTPKGHRLFSVEHVQRIQAILTWLNRGVAVSQVKQLLDTPQAFSESVDNDWHILLQTLLQAVSGLQERALDDSVNQAMALYPPRTLCERLLMPLLATLEQRWQGQFGAQMERGFFCAWLRSKFGARIYHNNRQLRTAPLLLINHSDLPMEPHLWLTAWLISSADCPVEVFDGPLPVGELALAVELLQPRGVLLYSSKAMNLAQLVKLFKGVSCPKMIAGPTVCIHQTELSASTSEIADLYLAEDPLSAHQALVQCGLI is encoded by the coding sequence ATGAAAAACACACTCGACACCAGCGCCCGCGAAGACCTCGGCGATGACTTTAAAAAGGCGCTGGATGAAGGCTGGCTACCGATCCGTGAAGTGGCGCGGCAAACCGGCGTCAATGCCGTGACCCTGCGCGCCTGGGAGCGCCGCTATGGTCTGATCGTGCCGCATCGCACGCCCAAGGGGCATCGGCTGTTCTCGGTCGAGCATGTACAACGCATCCAGGCGATCCTCACTTGGCTCAACCGTGGCGTTGCCGTCAGCCAGGTCAAGCAATTGCTCGACACACCGCAAGCCTTCAGCGAGTCCGTCGACAACGATTGGCACATCTTGCTGCAAACATTGCTGCAGGCGGTCAGCGGGCTGCAGGAGCGCGCCCTGGATGACAGCGTCAATCAAGCCATGGCGCTGTATCCGCCGCGCACCCTGTGCGAGCGATTGCTGATGCCCTTGCTGGCCACTCTGGAGCAACGCTGGCAAGGCCAGTTCGGAGCGCAGATGGAACGGGGCTTTTTTTGTGCCTGGCTACGCAGCAAATTCGGCGCACGTATCTACCATAACAATCGTCAGTTGCGCACCGCGCCGCTGCTGTTGATCAACCACTCGGACCTGCCCATGGAGCCGCATCTGTGGCTCACGGCCTGGTTGATCAGTAGCGCGGATTGCCCGGTGGAGGTCTTCGACGGGCCGCTGCCTGTCGGCGAACTGGCATTGGCGGTGGAACTGCTGCAACCCCGCGGGGTTCTGCTGTACTCAAGCAAGGCCATGAACCTGGCGCAACTGGTGAAACTTTTCAAAGGTGTCAGTTGCCCAAAAATGATTGCCGGACCAACGGTATGCATCCACCAGACCGAGTTGTCCGCAAGTACTTCCGAGATCGCTGATTTGTACCTGGCCGAAGATCCGTTGTCGGCACACCAGGCACTCGTTCAGTGCGGGCTGATTTGA
- the murI gene encoding glutamate racemase: protein MREAPIGVFDSGVGGLSVLAEIQRLLPNESLLYVADCGNVPYGEKTPEFIQQRCSVMADFFQQQGAKALVLACNTATVAGVADLRRDYPEWPIVGMEPAVKPAAAATRSGVVGVLATTGTLQSAKFAALLDRFATDVRVITQPCPGLVELIENGDLHSPALRQLLAGYVEPLLAAGADTIILGCTHYPFLKPMLRQMIPENISLIDTGAAVARQLQRLLAEGELLAEGPAREAQFWTSADPLHFRNILPILWNTAGVVRSFNR from the coding sequence ATGCGTGAAGCGCCGATTGGCGTGTTCGACTCCGGTGTCGGCGGGCTCTCGGTACTGGCCGAGATCCAGCGTTTGCTGCCCAATGAATCTCTGTTGTATGTCGCCGATTGCGGGAATGTTCCCTATGGCGAGAAAACCCCGGAGTTTATCCAGCAGCGTTGCAGCGTGATGGCCGACTTCTTTCAGCAGCAGGGCGCCAAGGCCCTGGTGCTCGCCTGCAACACGGCCACGGTGGCTGGCGTCGCCGACTTGCGTCGCGACTATCCAGAATGGCCCATCGTCGGCATGGAGCCGGCGGTCAAGCCTGCCGCCGCCGCCACCCGCAGCGGCGTGGTGGGGGTGCTGGCCACCACCGGCACCTTGCAGAGCGCCAAGTTCGCCGCGTTGCTTGATCGGTTTGCCACCGATGTGCGGGTCATCACCCAGCCTTGTCCGGGGCTGGTTGAGCTGATTGAAAACGGCGACCTGCACAGTCCCGCCTTGCGTCAGTTGCTGGCCGGATATGTCGAGCCATTGCTGGCGGCTGGCGCCGACACGATCATTCTCGGTTGCACCCATTACCCCTTTCTCAAGCCGATGCTGCGGCAGATGATCCCCGAGAACATCAGCCTGATCGACACCGGTGCCGCCGTCGCGCGGCAACTCCAGCGGCTTTTGGCCGAAGGCGAGCTGCTCGCCGAGGGGCCGGCCCGTGAAGCGCAGTTCTGGACCAGTGCCGATCCGCTTCATTTCAGAAATATCTTGCCGATACTGTGGAATACCGCTGGCGTTGTGCGAAGCTTCAACAGGTAG
- the prmC gene encoding peptide chain release factor N(5)-glutamine methyltransferase → MTIIASLLRAADLPDSPTARLDAELLLAAALGKSRSFLHTWPERIVPSDAALTFAEYLQRRRGGEPVAYILGQQGFWKLDLEVAPHTLIPRPDTELLVEAALELLPATPAKVLDLGTGSGAIALALASERPAWSVTAVDRVLEAVALAERNRQRLHLNNAHVLSSHWFSALEGQRFQLIISNPPYIAAADPHLVEGDVRFEPASALVAGVDGLDDLRLIVAQAPDHLHAGGWLMLEHGYDQAGAVRDLLLTRGFEEVHSRTDLGGHQRISLGRLPC, encoded by the coding sequence ATGACGATCATTGCCAGTTTGTTGCGTGCCGCCGATCTACCCGACTCGCCGACGGCGCGTCTGGATGCCGAATTGCTGCTGGCGGCGGCGTTGGGCAAGTCCCGCAGCTTCCTGCACACCTGGCCGGAACGCATCGTGCCGAGCGACGCGGCGCTGACGTTCGCCGAGTATTTGCAGCGCCGCCGCGGCGGTGAGCCGGTGGCCTACATACTCGGCCAGCAGGGTTTCTGGAAGCTGGATCTGGAAGTGGCACCGCACACGCTGATCCCGCGCCCCGACACCGAACTGCTGGTGGAGGCTGCGCTGGAATTGTTGCCGGCCACCCCGGCCAAGGTGCTCGACCTCGGCACCGGCAGCGGTGCGATTGCCCTGGCGTTGGCCAGCGAGCGTCCGGCGTGGAGCGTCACTGCGGTGGATCGAGTGCTGGAAGCCGTGGCCCTGGCCGAGCGCAATCGCCAGCGCCTGCACCTGAACAACGCCCATGTACTGAGCAGCCATTGGTTCAGCGCCCTGGAAGGTCAGCGTTTTCAACTGATCATCAGCAACCCGCCGTATATCGCAGCGGCCGATCCGCATCTGGTCGAGGGCGATGTGCGCTTCGAGCCGGCCAGCGCCCTGGTGGCCGGCGTCGACGGGCTCGACGATCTGCGCCTGATCGTCGCCCAGGCGCCAGACCATCTGCACGCAGGCGGTTGGCTGATGCTCGAACATGGCTATGATCAGGCCGGGGCAGTTCGCGATTTACTGCTGACCCGTGGTTTTGAGGAAGTCCACAGCCGCACCGATCTGGGCGGTCATCAACGCATCAGTCTGGGGCGCCTGCCGTGCTGA
- a CDS encoding TIGR01777 family oxidoreductase — MHILLTGGTGLIGRQLCRHWSGQGYRLTVWSRKPEKVAKICGAQVRGIARLEDLGQEPVDAVINLAGAPIADRPWTHKRKALLWSSRITLTETLLAWLESREQKPRVLISGSAVGWYGDGGERELTEDSGPISEDFASQLCIAWEETAQRAEALGIGVILIRTGLVLSAEGGFLSRLLLPFKLGLGGPIGNGRQWMPWIHIDDQIALIDFLLHRNEASGPYNACAPKPVRNREFAKTLGSVLHRPAFMPMPAFALKVGLGELSLLLLGGQRATPVRLLQAGFTFKFTDLRAALDDLSGRL, encoded by the coding sequence ATGCACATATTGCTGACCGGCGGTACTGGTTTGATAGGACGTCAGCTTTGCCGGCACTGGTCGGGCCAGGGATATCGCCTGACAGTCTGGAGTCGCAAGCCTGAAAAAGTCGCGAAAATATGTGGTGCCCAGGTGCGTGGAATTGCCCGGCTGGAGGATCTGGGGCAGGAGCCTGTGGATGCGGTCATCAATCTTGCCGGAGCACCGATTGCCGATCGACCCTGGACGCACAAGCGTAAAGCCTTGTTGTGGAGCAGCCGCATCACCCTCACCGAAACGCTGCTGGCGTGGCTCGAAAGTCGCGAGCAGAAACCCCGGGTGTTGATTTCCGGTTCGGCTGTCGGCTGGTATGGCGATGGCGGCGAACGTGAGCTGACCGAAGATTCGGGGCCGATCAGCGAAGACTTCGCCAGCCAGTTATGCATCGCCTGGGAGGAGACTGCGCAGCGGGCCGAAGCGCTGGGTATTGGTGTCATTCTCATCCGGACCGGGTTGGTGCTGTCGGCCGAGGGCGGTTTTTTGTCGCGGCTGTTACTGCCGTTCAAACTGGGCCTGGGAGGGCCGATCGGCAACGGCCGGCAGTGGATGCCGTGGATTCATATCGACGATCAAATCGCCCTGATTGATTTTCTTCTGCATCGCAACGAGGCCAGCGGTCCTTATAATGCGTGCGCGCCCAAACCGGTGCGCAACCGCGAGTTTGCCAAGACGCTGGGCAGCGTGCTGCATCGCCCGGCGTTCATGCCGATGCCGGCCTTCGCATTGAAGGTGGGGCTGGGCGAGTTGTCGCTGTTGTTGCTGGGCGGCCAACGGGCTACTCCGGTGCGTTTGTTACAGGCTGGTTTCACTTTTAAGTTCACGGATTTGCGCGCGGCTCTGGACGATCTGTCCGGTCGCCTTTGA
- a CDS encoding DUF523 and DUF1722 domain-containing protein: MTHAPAKPKIAISACLMGLDVRYNGGHKESRLCSRTLTDYFDFIPVCPEVAIGLGVPRQPIRLVAGADQPEALGTLDHNLNVTQPLATYGRDMATHLGDICGYIFMHNSPSCGLERVKVYHANGARVERGGRGIYAQAFCLLRPDLPVEEDGRLNDPVLRENFLTRVFAYSAWQQLREEGLTRHGLTDFHSRYKYLLMAHNPVQYRTLGRLLGNMGHADPEELGPRYFSELMSALKKCATRRTHTNVLQHLSGYLKQAISREDKQEVQQVISQYRLGIVPLVVPLTLLKHHFRQHPDPYIKQQVYLQPHPENLSLRNAI, from the coding sequence ATGACCCACGCCCCCGCCAAACCGAAAATCGCCATCAGCGCCTGCCTGATGGGGCTCGACGTGCGCTACAACGGCGGGCACAAGGAGTCGCGACTGTGCAGCCGTACCCTCACCGATTACTTCGATTTCATCCCGGTCTGCCCGGAAGTGGCCATCGGCCTCGGCGTACCCCGCCAACCGATTCGGCTGGTGGCTGGTGCAGATCAACCCGAAGCCCTGGGCACCCTCGATCACAACCTTAACGTGACACAACCGCTGGCCACTTACGGCCGGGACATGGCAACGCATCTGGGGGATATTTGCGGCTATATCTTCATGCACAATTCCCCGTCCTGCGGCCTGGAGCGGGTCAAGGTCTACCACGCCAACGGCGCACGGGTTGAACGTGGCGGTCGCGGCATCTACGCCCAGGCCTTCTGCCTGCTGCGCCCGGACTTGCCGGTAGAAGAAGACGGCCGGCTCAACGATCCGGTGCTGCGGGAAAACTTCCTCACCCGCGTGTTCGCCTACAGCGCCTGGCAGCAGCTACGCGAGGAGGGCCTGACCCGGCACGGTCTCACGGACTTTCACTCGCGCTACAAATACCTGCTGATGGCCCACAACCCGGTGCAATACAGAACCCTGGGCCGCCTGCTGGGCAACATGGGCCATGCCGATCCAGAGGAGCTTGGCCCGCGCTATTTCAGTGAACTGATGTCGGCGCTGAAAAAATGCGCCACCCGCCGCACCCATACCAACGTCCTGCAACACCTCAGTGGCTACCTGAAACAGGCCATCAGCCGCGAAGACAAGCAGGAAGTGCAGCAAGTGATCAGCCAGTACCGCCTGGGCATCGTGCCGCTGGTGGTACCGCTGACGCTGCTCAAACATCACTTTCGCCAACACCCCGACCCGTACATCAAACAACAGGTTTACCTGCAACCGCACCCGGAAAATCTCAGTCTGCGAAACGCCATCTAA
- a CDS encoding acyloxyacyl hydrolase gives MKRLFCLAAIAAALMGHTFTAQAAGVEFAVGQTSDSTMTYRLGMQFDWDQSWWQSDVGRLTGYWSGAYTYWEGDKTSSNNSLSFSPVFVYEFAGQNVKPYVEAGIGVAVFSNTRLEDNNIGGAFQFEDRFGFGLRFNGGHEVGIRATHYSNAGLASSNDGVESYSLHYTLPL, from the coding sequence GTGAAGCGACTATTCTGCTTGGCCGCGATTGCGGCCGCATTAATGGGGCACACCTTTACTGCGCAGGCGGCAGGTGTGGAGTTCGCGGTTGGTCAGACCAGCGATTCGACCATGACATATCGACTGGGCATGCAATTCGATTGGGACCAGAGCTGGTGGCAGAGTGACGTGGGTCGTCTGACCGGCTACTGGAGCGGCGCCTACACCTACTGGGAAGGTGACAAGACTTCGAGCAACAACAGCCTGTCGTTCTCCCCGGTGTTCGTTTATGAATTCGCCGGCCAGAACGTCAAACCGTACGTTGAAGCAGGCATCGGCGTGGCGGTGTTCTCCAATACCCGACTCGAAGACAACAACATCGGCGGTGCTTTCCAGTTCGAAGACCGTTTCGGTTTTGGCCTGCGCTTCAATGGCGGCCATGAGGTCGGGATCCGCGCGACGCACTATTCCAACGCCGGCCTCGCCAGTTCCAACGACGGCGTAGAAAGCTACTCGCTGCATTACACGTTGCCGTTGTAA
- a CDS encoding SDR family NAD(P)-dependent oxidoreductase — protein MSRTPARRYWLTGASSGIGAALAEEILKTGAHLAVSSRTVAPLKDLSLRYPGQVLVVAGDLTNSQTVREIGEQIAEDWGSLDTVILNAGTSEYVDAKQFDASIVEHVVRTNLLASSYCIEAALPLLRAGTAPHMVAMASTVTYLPLPKAEAYGTAKAGLRYLLESLRIDLAPEGIELTVISPGFVETPLTEKNDFSMPLSWPVEKAARHIFEKLRERPLEIVFPAAFMAALWPLSKRPNRVKLEIGKRVSRSQPPIKDQP, from the coding sequence ATGAGTCGTACACCCGCACGACGATACTGGCTGACCGGCGCCAGCAGTGGCATCGGAGCCGCCCTGGCCGAAGAAATCCTGAAAACCGGCGCGCACCTGGCGGTCAGTTCACGCACGGTGGCACCACTGAAGGACTTGTCGCTACGTTATCCGGGACAGGTGCTGGTGGTCGCCGGCGACCTGACCAACAGCCAGACCGTGCGTGAGATCGGCGAGCAGATTGCCGAGGACTGGGGCTCGCTGGACACCGTGATACTCAACGCAGGCACCAGTGAGTACGTGGATGCCAAACAGTTCGACGCGTCGATTGTCGAGCATGTGGTGCGCACTAACCTGTTGGCCAGCAGCTATTGCATCGAAGCCGCCTTGCCCTTGCTGCGGGCCGGCACCGCACCGCATATGGTGGCCATGGCCAGTACGGTGACTTACCTGCCGCTGCCCAAGGCAGAAGCGTACGGCACCGCGAAGGCCGGGCTGCGTTATCTGCTCGAATCCCTGCGCATCGACCTGGCCCCGGAAGGCATAGAACTCACGGTGATCAGCCCCGGCTTTGTCGAAACGCCGCTGACGGAGAAAAACGACTTCTCCATGCCATTGAGCTGGCCGGTGGAAAAAGCCGCACGGCACATCTTCGAAAAACTCAGGGAACGCCCGCTGGAAATCGTTTTCCCGGCAGCGTTCATGGCTGCCCTCTGGCCGCTCTCCAAACGGCCGAACCGAGTGAAACTTGAGATCGGCAAACGCGTGTCGCGCAGCCAGCCACCGATCAAGGATCAACCCTGA
- a CDS encoding molybdopterin-synthase adenylyltransferase MoeB: MLNDQELLRYSRQILLQHIDIDGQLRLKESRVLIVGLGGLGAPVALYLAAAGVGQLHLADFDTVDLTNLQRQIIHDTDSVGMTKVDSALKRLSAINPEIQLIAHRAALDEDSLAAVVTGVDLVLDCSDNFSTREAVNAACVASGKPLVSGAAIRLEGQLSVFDPRRPESPCYHCLYGHGSEAELTCSEAGVVGPLVGLVGSLQALEALKLLAGFGEPLVGRLLLIDALGTRFRELRVKRDPGCSVCGSKNA, from the coding sequence GTGCTGAATGATCAGGAGTTGCTGCGTTACAGCCGGCAGATTCTGCTGCAACACATCGATATCGACGGTCAGTTGCGGCTCAAGGAGAGTCGCGTATTGATCGTCGGTCTCGGTGGCCTCGGCGCGCCGGTGGCGCTGTACCTCGCCGCCGCCGGTGTTGGCCAATTGCATCTGGCGGACTTCGACACCGTCGACCTGACCAACCTGCAACGCCAGATCATTCACGACACCGACAGCGTCGGCATGACCAAGGTCGATTCGGCGCTCAAGCGCCTGAGCGCGATCAATCCTGAAATTCAACTGATCGCCCATCGTGCGGCGCTGGACGAAGATTCCCTGGCCGCCGTGGTGACCGGGGTGGATCTGGTGCTCGATTGCTCCGACAATTTCTCCACCCGTGAAGCGGTTAATGCCGCTTGTGTGGCGTCCGGCAAACCCTTGGTCAGCGGCGCAGCGATTCGCCTTGAAGGGCAACTGTCGGTGTTCGATCCGCGTCGCCCAGAGAGCCCGTGCTACCACTGTTTATATGGGCACGGCAGCGAAGCCGAACTGACCTGTAGCGAGGCCGGCGTGGTCGGGCCGCTGGTGGGGTTGGTCGGCAGTCTGCAAGCGCTTGAAGCGCTGAAGTTGCTGGCCGGATTCGGTGAGCCGCTGGTGGGGCGCCTGCTGTTGATCGACGCCTTGGGTACACGCTTCCGTGAGTTGCGGGTCAAGCGCGATCCGGGTTGCAGCGTCTGTGGGTCAAAAAATGCGTGA
- a CDS encoding YkgJ family cysteine cluster protein: MKTIPLTQIAEPAVTCSTCAACCCQLEVMLITDTGVPERFIDTDDWGGEVMLRLDDGWCAALDRNTMMCTIYEKRPLICREFEMGAPECIDERQGISTAYR; the protein is encoded by the coding sequence ATGAAAACCATCCCCCTTACGCAAATCGCGGAGCCCGCGGTCACGTGCTCGACCTGCGCAGCCTGCTGCTGTCAGCTTGAAGTCATGCTGATCACCGACACGGGTGTGCCTGAACGGTTCATCGATACCGATGACTGGGGCGGGGAAGTCATGCTGCGCCTGGATGACGGCTGGTGTGCCGCACTGGATCGCAACACGATGATGTGCACCATCTACGAAAAACGCCCGCTGATCTGCCGGGAATTCGAGATGGGCGCACCGGAGTGCATCGACGAACGCCAGGGAATTTCGACGGCGTATCGCTGA
- the prfA gene encoding peptide chain release factor 1 yields MKASLLNKLDILQDRFEELTALLGDGEVISDQNKFRTYSKEYAEVEPIVGTYKELLKVQDDLEGAQALLKDSDPDMREMAVEEVREAKERLVTLEADLQRMLLPKDPNDGRNVFLEIRAGTGGDEAAIFSGDLFRMYSRYAERRGWRVEILSENEGEHGGYKEVIARVEGDNVYGKLKFESGAHRVQRVPATESQGRIHTSACTVAVLPEPDEQEAIEINPADLRVDTYRSSGAGGQHVNKTDSAIRITHLPSGIVVECQEERSQHKNRARAMSWLSAKLNDQQTSAAANAIASERKLLVGSGDRSERIRTYNFAQGRVTDHRVNLTLYSLDEILAGGVDAVIEPLLAEYQADQLAAIGE; encoded by the coding sequence ATGAAAGCGTCACTGCTCAATAAGCTGGATATTCTCCAGGACCGTTTCGAGGAATTGACCGCCCTGCTGGGCGATGGCGAGGTCATTTCCGATCAGAACAAGTTCCGCACCTATTCCAAGGAGTACGCGGAAGTTGAACCGATCGTGGGCACCTATAAAGAGCTGCTGAAAGTGCAGGATGACCTCGAAGGTGCCCAGGCACTGCTCAAGGACAGCGACCCGGACATGCGTGAAATGGCCGTGGAAGAAGTCCGCGAGGCCAAGGAGCGCCTGGTTACGCTCGAAGCCGACCTGCAACGCATGCTGCTGCCCAAGGATCCGAACGACGGGCGCAACGTGTTCCTCGAAATCCGCGCCGGCACCGGCGGTGACGAAGCGGCGATTTTCTCCGGTGACCTGTTCCGCATGTATTCGCGTTACGCCGAGCGGCGTGGCTGGCGGGTGGAGATCCTCTCGGAAAACGAGGGTGAGCATGGCGGCTATAAAGAGGTGATTGCCCGGGTCGAGGGCGACAACGTCTACGGCAAGCTGAAGTTCGAATCCGGCGCGCACCGCGTGCAGCGGGTTCCGGCGACTGAATCCCAGGGCCGCATCCACACGTCGGCCTGCACCGTGGCGGTATTGCCCGAGCCGGACGAACAGGAGGCCATCGAGATCAACCCGGCCGACCTGCGCGTCGATACCTATCGCTCCTCCGGCGCCGGTGGCCAGCACGTCAACAAGACCGACTCGGCGATCCGTATCACGCACTTGCCGTCCGGCATCGTGGTCGAGTGCCAGGAAGAACGTTCGCAGCACAAGAACCGCGCCCGGGCGATGTCCTGGTTGTCGGCCAAGCTGAACGATCAGCAGACCTCCGCCGCGGCTAACGCCATCGCCAGTGAACGCAAGTTGCTGGTCGGTTCCGGTGATCGCTCCGAGCGTATCCGCACGTATAACTTTGCCCAGGGCCGGGTCACCGACCACCGGGTCAACCTGACCTTGTATTCCCTCGACGAGATCCTCGCCGGCGGTGTCGATGCGGTGATCGAGCCGTTGTTGGCCGAGTATCAGGCCGATCAACTGGCGGCGATAGGTGAGTAA